A genomic region of Puniceicoccaceae bacterium contains the following coding sequences:
- a CDS encoding prepilin-type N-terminal cleavage/methylation domain-containing protein — MLEIRATKRQRGFTLVEMMVGLTLLGVFMTGILGSVRLSTLLAESTLYESTSINVAQGYLEQIKSLPYEDLLLAVQDPATFPLETISPSYDTTQQATVFDDPISIDPTQQPNERTVVIDVRGDGNGTVIEMPVRLWVSIEDKNTGSDPVNALEIKIEYSYQLPAVLGGNWASGQVQAIRARM; from the coding sequence ATGCTTGAGATTCGTGCCACGAAACGGCAACGAGGTTTTACGCTCGTTGAGATGATGGTTGGCCTTACCCTGCTTGGAGTGTTCATGACGGGCATTCTCGGCTCGGTGCGGTTGTCCACGTTGCTTGCCGAATCCACGCTCTACGAAAGTACTTCGATCAATGTAGCCCAGGGCTACCTCGAGCAGATTAAAAGCCTTCCCTATGAAGACCTGCTGCTGGCAGTGCAGGATCCTGCCACCTTCCCTCTCGAGACCATCAGTCCCTCTTACGATACAACACAGCAAGCAACCGTCTTTGATGACCCCATTTCCATCGATCCGACACAACAACCCAACGAGCGAACCGTTGTGATCGATGTTCGCGGAGATGGCAACGGAACCGTTATTGAAATGCCAGTTCGCCTATGGGTTTCGATCGAGGATAAAAACACGGGGAGTGATCCAGTCAACGCGCTTGAGATCAAGATCGAATACTCCTATCAGCTTCCTGCAGTTCTGGGAGGGAACTGGGCGTCTGGGCAGGTACAGGCCATTCGCGCACGCATGTAA